The Streptomyces sp. NBC_00576 genome contains the following window.
TCCTCACCGGTTATCCCGGGACCGCCAAGGCCCTGGTCAGCAAGCTCAATTTCCCGGACACCGCGCACGAGTTGGCGAGGGAGGGCCGGGCGCAGCCGATGATCCTGGTGATGCTGCGGCCGACCGTGGCGCCGCCCCGGGACACCGAGTGCGTGGACGTGCCGGGCGGGCCGCAGACGGAGACGTTCTTCGCCCGGGACCTGCCCACGGCCCTCGCCGGCCACTACCGGGTGGGTCCAGGGCCCGGCGGCTGGGGCATCATCGGCGACTCGACGGGCGGCTACTGCGCGCTGAAGATCGCGATGCACCACCCGCGCGCGTACACCGCCGCGGTGGGCCTGTCGCCGTACTACAAGGCGCCGGTCGACGCCACCACGGGAGACCTCTTCCAGGGCGACAAGAAGCTGAAGCGCCAAGCGGATCTGGAGTGGTACATCAAGCACATGCCGCCGCCCGACGTCTCTCTGCTGGTCACCACGAGCAGGCACGGAGAGGCCAACTACGGTTCGACGATGCGGTTCGTAGATCTCGTCAGGGCGAAGGCCCCGACCAGGATCTCGACGATCGTCCTGGAGAGCGGCGGCCACAACTTCAACACCTGGCGGCGGGAGATCCCCGCGTCGCTGGAGTGGCTGAGCCGGCGGTTGACCGACCGCTGACGCCGCCGAGCACGGCGAGAACGGCGAGGACGCAGACGCCCCAAGCCCTGTGAAGGGTTTGGGGCGTCTGTGTTTTTACCGGGCGGGGCACCAAGATTCGCCTACTCGCGGTAAGTTTCTGGCCATGCCACGTGGACGTCACCGCCATTCACCCCCTCTGCACAGATTGCTGCCTCCTGCGGCGATCGCGGGCGTCTCGCTCGTCTGTTCCCTGGGGCCATGGGTGTTCACGGATACCGGCATCCTCCGGGTGCTCGCCGCGTTCGCCGCGGCGATCACGGTCGTGGGTGCGGCCGTCATGCGCCGCTGGGACGCCGAGGCGGGCAAGCAGGTCGCCGACCTCACGCGCGCGCGTGCGGGCGACGACTGGCGGCACGAGGAGCGCGTCGCCGAACTGGAGACCGACCTGGAGGAGTCCCGCGAACTGCGCGTCAAGCTGGAGCAGAAGCTGCGCGCGAAGCGGGCCGAGCTCCAGGGGCTGCGCAACGAGCACGCGGCGCTGCTGCGCCGGTACGCCACGGCGGAGACCGAGCGGGCCAGCGCGCTGGAGGGCCGGCGCCTGCTGGAGCTGGAAGCTTCGGAACAGGATCTGGACACGGATGCGGACGTGGACGTGGACGCGGGTGCGGACGTCGACGTCGACGTGAAGGCGGCTGCTGCCAAGGGGGCGGCGCGGGTGCTTCCCGCCGGGGCCGGTGAGTCGGCGGACGAGGCGGAGGCGGACGAGGCAGACCCGGCAGTCATGGTCGACTCCGACGCGGCCGCACTGGACGCGGCGGCGGCAGGTGTGTCGGCGGCGCTGGGCGCGGTCGGCGCGGAGTCCTCGGACTCGGAGGAGACCCCGGCGGCACCGGCGATCTTCTCGCCGGAGGGTTCCTCGCTCTTCCTGCGGGCGCGTGCGGCGCTGGCCAGGTTCGACGGCGAGGCTCCGGCGAAGGCCGGACCGGCCCTGGCCGCCGCGGAGATATCCGCACCGGTCCCGGCGACCCCCGAGGCCTCCGACCGCCCGGCCGCCGACAAGGCGGAGGCCGCGCCGGAGGACGAGGCGAAGGGGAAGTCCGAGGCGGCCCGCGGGCATACGCGTGCCGCCGCCACTCCCGCCGAGGCGAAGCCCGCCAAGCCCGTGCGCGGTGCCGGGCACTACACCGTCCCGACCGCGGTGGCCGTCGTACCGACCAGCGTGCCCGTGCGCAGGCCCACCGCGGAGGGCGGGTTCGACTTCTTCGGTACGCAGAAGGAGACGGCGTCGGCGGCGCTGGACGCCGTACAGAACGAGGACCTTGCCGACGTCGTCGGACAGGAGGCGCTCGCGCTGCACAAGGCGGAGTCCGAGGCGCAGTTCAAGCCCGCGGACGAGGCGTCGCGCGGCATCGGAATCGGTCAGGTGATCGACCTGACAGCGCACGACGAGACCGAGCAGATCGACCTGCAGGGGCTGCGGAGCGCGGTTTCCTGACGGTCGGTCACACCGGTTACGCACGCCCTGCCGGGTTGGTGTGTATGAGCCTGTTACGCCATCCACCGGTCCGGCAGCGCGTCCCGCCGTCCCGTCCGTGACCGCTCGGCCTGCCCCCGAAGCAGCTCCGCGGCCTCCTGGGCGTCCCGTAGACCGGCTGTGACGGTCTTGTTGGCCCCCGTGTCCACATGGACGTCCGCGAGGCCTTTGAAGCGCGCCCAGGGCCCTTGCTCCAGCCGTACGCTCTGGACCTTGGCGTGCGGGACCAGGGCGAGGCTGCGGCGCAGCAGTCCGTGCCGGGAGACGAAGACGCTGTCGGTGACGGCGATGCCGTAGCCGCGCCACCAGAACGGCAGACACCAGCCGGCCCGGCGCGGCGGACGCGACAGCGAGGCGGGCACGGTCACCCCGGGCAGCACCTGGCCTATGACCGCCTCCGCGATCTCACGCGGAGCAACCGGCACCAGCACCGAGTTCGACGAGCCCGCCACGTCCAGCTCCACCCGGACCCACCCGCGCCGCCGCCACAGCAGCGGCTCCACGATCCGTACGGTCTGCACGCGCCCCGGCGGCACCGTCTCGTGGGTGCGGTCCAGGAGGCCGTGGTCGATGCGCAGCCCGTCCGGGGACTCACCGACCGTCCAGTCGTACTCGGCGACGAACCGCCCCACGCTGCTCGCGCCCGCCGCGCCGAGCAGCGGGACGCCGGTCGCGAGCACCGTCCACAGGCTGTGGGTGACGAACCAGAGGAACGGCGGTACGACCAAAGCGGCGGCCAGCGCGCCCCAGGTCGCGCCGGTCAGCACCAGGGAGACGGCGAGCACGCGCGCGGGGATGTGCAGCAGTTGCCGGGCCGGTGCCTCGCCCACCTCGTGCGCGGTCTCGGGCGCGAACCCGGCCGCGCGGGCGAGGAGTTCGGCCCGCAGGGCACGCGCGTGCCCCTCGCCCAGGTATGCCAGCTCGTCCTTCTTGTCCGTCCCCACGACGTCGAGCTTGAGCTTGGCGACGCCCGCGACCCGGGCCAGCAGCGGCTGGGTGATGTCGACGGCCTGGATGCGTTCGAGCCGGATGTGCGCGGTGCGCCGGAACAACAGGCCGGTGCGGATGCGCAGTTCGTTGTCGGTCACCGCGAAGTGGGTGAACCACCAGGTCAGAAAGCCGTACAGGGCACCGCCGACGAGGCACACGGCGAGGCCGAGCAGCAGGGTAGTGGTCGTCAGCCGGGTCAGCTGCCGTTGCGCCTGGTCAGGGTCGTGCACGGCCCACCCGATGAGCACGGCGACCGGCGCCCACGCGCGCCTGAGCGGTGTGACGGGATGCAGCCGCTGCTCGGCGACCGGCTGTTTGCCGTCCGCCGTGGATACGTCCGCCTCGATGCCGGGGGGCGTCACAGGCCCGCCGATCGGGCCTGGCCGAGCTCGGTGAGCCGATCCCGCAGCCGTTCCGCCTCCGCCGGCTCGAGGCCGGGGATGAGTGCGTCGGTCGCGGCGGCCGCCGTGTGCAGCTGCACGCTGGCCAGCCCGAAGTGCCGGGCGACGGGCCCCGACGTCACCTCGACCAGCTGCATCCGCCCGTACGGCACGATCGTCTCCTCGCGCCACAGCACACCCCTGCTGATCAGCAGGTCGTCGGCGCGCTCGGCGTACCGCCAGGAGGCCCAGTTGCGGCCCAGCATCGGCCAGCCCCACAGCAGCAGGCCGAGCGGCAGCAGCGCGAAGGCCGCCCAGGCGGGCCCGGCGAGCAGGCCGGGCAGCAGCCCCGCACCGAGCGTCAGCGGCGCCAGCCAGACCACCAGCAGCAGCCGGCGCATCCGCAGCAGGTCCCTCGGCAGCCCGGTCCACACCGGTTCGCCGTGCCCTTCGTCGTGCCCCTCGCCTCGCGTTTCGCCCGCGGTCTCCGGGCTCCCCGTCTCCATGCCGCAAGCGTACGTACGACAGACTGTGTCCATGAGTCCCATGACGGAGACCACGGAGCCCGTAGAGACCATCGTCGGTATCGGCGGCGCCGCGGAGAGCACGGACATGGTGCTCAACATCGGGCCCCAGCACCCGTCCACGCACGGCGTGCTGCGGCTGCGGCTCGTGCTCGACGGTGAGCGCATCCAGCACGCGGAGCCGGTGATCGGCTATATGCACCGCGGCGCGGAGAAGCTCTTCGAGGCGCGTGACTACCGTCAGATCATCATGCTGGCCAATCGGCACGACTGGCTGTCGGCGTTCTCGAACGAGCTGGGCGTGGTCCTCGCAGTGGAGCGGATGCTCGGCATGGAGGTCCCCACGCGCGCGGTGTGGACACGCACGCTGCTCGCGGAGCTGAACCGGGTGCTCAACCACCTGATGTTCCTGGGCTCGTATCCGCTGGAACTGGGCGGGATCACACCGATCTTCTACGCCTTCACGGAGCGCGAGGAACTCCAGCACGTCATGGAGGAGATCTCCGGCGGGCGCATGCACTACATGTTCAACCGCGTGGGCGGCCTCAAGGAGGACCTCCCCGCGGGCTGGACCACCCGCGCGCGTGCCGTTGTCTCGTCCGTCCGCTCCCGCATGGACCGGTTCGACGACCTGGTGATCGGCAACGAGATCTTCCGGGGGCGCACGCGCGGCGTGGGCGTGCTCTCGCCGGAGGCCGTGCACGCGTACGGCGTGAGCGGGCCGATCGCGCGCGCCTCGGGCGTGGACTTCGACCTGCGCAGGGACGAGCCCTATCTGGCGTACGGGGAGCTCCAGGACACCCTGAAGGTCGTCACCCGGCAGGAGGGCGACTGTCTCGCCCGCTTCGAGTGCCTCCTGGAGCAGACGCACAACGCGCTCGACCTGGCCGACGCCTGCCTCGACCGCCTCGCCGAACTGCCGCCCGGGCCGATCAACCAGCGTCTGCCGAAGGTCCTGAAAGCGCCCGAGGGGCACACGTACGCGTGGACCGAGAACCCCCTCGGTATCAACGGCTACTACCTCGTCAGCAAGGGCGAGAAGACCCCGTACCGGCTGAAGCTGCGCTCGGCCTCCTACAACAACATCCAGGCACTGGCGGTACTGCTGCCCGGGACACTGGTCGCGGACATGGTGGCGATCCTGGGGTCGCTGTTCTTTGTGGTCGGGGACATCGACAAGTAGCGCCGAGTAGCGCCAGGCAGCGCCGAGTGGGCCCGAAGTCTCGAAAGAGGGTCCTCAGAGGAGCGGGTCGGCGATTCCCGCCGACTCCACCAGCCACCCGAAGTCCCCGAGTCCGCCCGTCGCCGTCAGTTCGGCGGCCTCTCCGGCGCCCGCCAGGGCCCGTACGTACGCGGCGGGGTCCGTGGACGCCAGGGACAGCGGGGGGCGCCCGCCGGCCACTCCGAGGGCGTGCAGGGCCTCCCGCTGGGTCAGCAGCCGCGCCCCCGGCCCCGCACACGCGTCCAGCGCCACATGGGCGGTCAGGTCGCACGAGCCGTCCGGCACGGGCGCCGTCCCGTGTCCGGCCCGGAAACCGGTGAGCGTCCCGAAGGGCGGCCGGGTGCCGGCGGTGTGGGCGTAGTCGACGGCGACGGCGAGCCCCCGGTCCACAGTGGCTCTGGCGGCGGCCCAGGCGGTGTCCCTGGGGAGCCCGATCTCGGCCCGCGCCCCCGGCTCCGGCGGCAGCGGCCACC
Protein-coding sequences here:
- a CDS encoding NADH-quinone oxidoreductase subunit D, with the protein product MSPMTETTEPVETIVGIGGAAESTDMVLNIGPQHPSTHGVLRLRLVLDGERIQHAEPVIGYMHRGAEKLFEARDYRQIIMLANRHDWLSAFSNELGVVLAVERMLGMEVPTRAVWTRTLLAELNRVLNHLMFLGSYPLELGGITPIFYAFTEREELQHVMEEISGGRMHYMFNRVGGLKEDLPAGWTTRARAVVSSVRSRMDRFDDLVIGNEIFRGRTRGVGVLSPEAVHAYGVSGPIARASGVDFDLRRDEPYLAYGELQDTLKVVTRQEGDCLARFECLLEQTHNALDLADACLDRLAELPPGPINQRLPKVLKAPEGHTYAWTENPLGINGYYLVSKGEKTPYRLKLRSASYNNIQALAVLLPGTLVADMVAILGSLFFVVGDIDK
- a CDS encoding PH domain-containing protein, giving the protein MTPPGIEADVSTADGKQPVAEQRLHPVTPLRRAWAPVAVLIGWAVHDPDQAQRQLTRLTTTTLLLGLAVCLVGGALYGFLTWWFTHFAVTDNELRIRTGLLFRRTAHIRLERIQAVDITQPLLARVAGVAKLKLDVVGTDKKDELAYLGEGHARALRAELLARAAGFAPETAHEVGEAPARQLLHIPARVLAVSLVLTGATWGALAAALVVPPFLWFVTHSLWTVLATGVPLLGAAGASSVGRFVAEYDWTVGESPDGLRIDHGLLDRTHETVPPGRVQTVRIVEPLLWRRRGWVRVELDVAGSSNSVLVPVAPREIAEAVIGQVLPGVTVPASLSRPPRRAGWCLPFWWRGYGIAVTDSVFVSRHGLLRRSLALVPHAKVQSVRLEQGPWARFKGLADVHVDTGANKTVTAGLRDAQEAAELLRGQAERSRTGRRDALPDRWMA
- a CDS encoding PH domain-containing protein gives rise to the protein METGSPETAGETRGEGHDEGHGEPVWTGLPRDLLRMRRLLLVVWLAPLTLGAGLLPGLLAGPAWAAFALLPLGLLLWGWPMLGRNWASWRYAERADDLLISRGVLWREETIVPYGRMQLVEVTSGPVARHFGLASVQLHTAAAATDALIPGLEPAEAERLRDRLTELGQARSAGL
- a CDS encoding alpha/beta hydrolase — encoded protein: MGLTSKTVLALAILAATLLFIGTIVFWPRLARRNWRAVGGRTVLLLATQVAVFVSVGLAVNQSFGFYASWDDLLGKETDQGVVVDQSTGAHGGFQVLSTQSVSVPGGHLPRVGGQIQKIGVVGKKTGITSPAYVYLPPEYFQPQYAKRTFPVVVVLTGYPGTAKALVSKLNFPDTAHELAREGRAQPMILVMLRPTVAPPRDTECVDVPGGPQTETFFARDLPTALAGHYRVGPGPGGWGIIGDSTGGYCALKIAMHHPRAYTAAVGLSPYYKAPVDATTGDLFQGDKKLKRQADLEWYIKHMPPPDVSLLVTTSRHGEANYGSTMRFVDLVRAKAPTRISTIVLESGGHNFNTWRREIPASLEWLSRRLTDR